The genomic interval aggtaaaacaatattaaagaatgaataaataaagcatttgAAATAAAGTAGTCAGAAGGCAAAATAATAGGTACGAGGATAGCCAGTACTGCGTAAGAGGATGGCAGTACTAGGTTGGAGGATGGTTCTATAAAGTCCACATCATTTACAAATGTTCAAAGCAACTCATCCtatcatgtgcaaaggctatTAGCAAACCTATATATCATTCTTGTATGATTGAAAAAAGCTATATGAAGTCAAGCTAcagaaaggcaacaacaaacaagccaaaaatagaagcATTCACATGTCTTGAAGGAAGGAGCCTTGACCCACGTGCTAGAAGAtatttctctcttgtcaacatcactctCAGAAGGTAAAAATGACTTAGCCTTTCAAGCTTCAGAAAAGGTTGTAGCCCACAAAGTCAAAAGATATAGCTTTACATATCTtgaagaatgagaaaagaaaaggacaactcaAGATCAAGTTCCAATGAGTTGATCCTCGTGCTCGAGGATGGACTGAGTCTGCCCAAAGACAGCTGGATGGCAGTTCTGTAAATATGATGcaagaccttggacttttttATCAAGTCTTCAACGGTCATGAAAAGCTTGCCACATGGAAAGATCATCATAAGACCTCTATAAAAGGCAGCAAGCTATTCATCATCAAacacacaacaacattgcataaaaagatcaagtatctcaaagctatcaagagcaatatccatcatctctttatactttctataatcctacactatatctttgaaatatcttttgagaaagtgtATAAGTAAAGAGAAACAATGTTGTTCATATTACATTGTAATTTCCaagtgagttacacttggaaatagttggaaCTTGTTAAAAACAAGATTGTAAGtttggtgaggctaaagaatacacaaagtgtaatcatcctctgtgagaggttgatcAGTTTTATCATTAGTTAAATTTCACAAGTGTGGAAGGACTGACGTAACCTTCATTgagtgaaccaatataaaagttgtgtgtgtcattctcttcattttctctttcttttactcaGCACAAATTCAAAGGTTTAAATAACTATCCTCGAGTTTGCTTCCTCTCAGAGAGGATAGCTTTTCAAACacgtgaaaaatatttttaaacagtaaaatccctattcaaccccttctagtgatatttagttaCATCATAacacatatttgtcattgataaattaaaaaaatcacggGTAAATACTTATCacagataaatataaataaataaaaaacatttgacTAATATTTGTCgttgatacataaaaataacacaagGCAAATATTTATAAcgaataaatatacaaaaatctAATGggtaaatatttatcattgaaagatataaataaaaaaacacgggacatatatttattactgctaaatataaaataaaaaaatatttggaaaAAATTTTTATAaccgataaatataaaaaatacgaaaaaaatatttatcgcaaatatatatatatatatatatatatatatatatatatatatatatatatatataaaacatgacataaatatttatcactgataaatataaaagaaattatagcataaatattatcaataataaatataaatacacaagataaatatatgttattgatatatacaaaaatacgAGACTCATGTAGATTATTGATATATACAAAATACATGACAAATATGACTCACTTGTtccttaatatatattttgacacacatatttctttatttatcataATATCTATTAATCACTTTGACACACTTGTTTATCCATCACACTATCAATTGACCAATGGTTTTTTTTGCTTTATGTCTTTTCTCCCTCTCTTTTTCATTACATTTCTccattacaaattttaaatcttATTAACTTTTCCCCTACATCATATTTctatcattttgttttttcttccagAAAAAACCAAGCATGAATTCTatgttaaaattgtaaaaataaaagttaatattaaaatattctaaaataatatttgtcattgatacataaaaattattataaaaggaTTTGTTATTGATGCATaaaaatattggtaaatataaaaaattggacaaatatttttttattgacatttaaaaaattacagcacatatatttatcattgttaaatatataaaaaaatacgagacaaatatatgttattggtACATAAAAATACGGGATACATATTTgtcactgataaatataaatgaaatacgagataaatatttatcactaataaacataaaaaaataaaataaaaatacaaaagaacTATTTATCTTTGATACATAAAAAGATACCGAACATCTATTTTTCATCGAtagatattaataaaatatgagaaaaaatatttataattgataaatataaaatacacagaacaaatttttcattaatacataaaaacaacatgaaataaatatttgtcatatatgtatatataaaaatatgagataaatatttatcattgataaatataaaaaattggataaatatatatattattgatacataaaaaaataagcaGATATATTTaacaacaataaatataaaaaacactgAACAAATATTTACTACTAATAAACATAAAACAACATGGACAATATTTTTCactaatactaaaaaaatagttGACACATAATTGCCactgataatttaaaaaaattacggGATAAATACTTAtaactgataaatataaaaaacatgaggcaaatatttataatagataaatttaaaaaacacaatgcaaaaaaatttaaaaaacacattGCAAATATTCactgaaaatataaaaaacacaaaacaaaaatttatcactaataaatataaaaaatatgacaaatatatattattgatacataaaaaaatacatgataaatttttatcactgataaatattaaaaaaaatacgaaaaaaaatatttgttattgatagATAAAATATTCGCAAAAAAATTTGTCATACCATGAATTTATAActtcattaaaaattatgaCTTCAACTATTTGTGTATTGTTGATCAACTTtccttttaaatttaacttaaCATTTGTCTTTATTGCATAGTCATTTGATTGTGTATGATTCAACGTCATAGTATCATATTTTGATTATATCAATTATAAGTTGtgaactttataatttattttaatatttgtgaaaaacacttaaacaaaacaaaaaattgcgAATGCCGTAGGTATAATATATcaacaaaaatcaaacaagaagTTGTAAGTATAGATAGGTATTTAGTGACGAGTTGAATAGTTAGCATAGACATCAGCTCaccccaaaaaaaattattcctcaaaataaaaaatttcatagttCCGTCCTAAAACTTTTCATCGCAAAATTCCTCAAACCCTCAATTTGTACAAGAGCTACTTCGAAAGCCCTCCTCTCCATCCGAAACCTTCATTCGCAACCTCACCGTTGTCACTACAATCTTCAATGAGCAATCTTCCTTAAACGAGCAACCTTGCCATTGACGCCGCTCCAATCTTCAACGAGCAACCTCACCGACCGCCGTTGCTGCAACCTTCATTCCCCGTTGCCGACCAGAAATCTTATCAACAACAATCTTTACGATACCGACCTCCTATAATCTCTTGAATCAAGGTATATTTTTTTCTGcaattttgtgttttttatgctatataatcaattatattttgtccattatattttctattgtttttttttttttttgtcaagaaAGGGGGAGTCGATGCTGCTAGTAAGGATTCTGATGACAAAACTGTGTAATTAAGGAAttggttaatttattttgtgaaaactGTATTGCAGTtttgtatttttactttttactaGAGGATAATAAAGTCAAGTgaatgttgtttattttttgttttatgcgTATGTAATTATCGAATAAAatgaactatttaaaataatatatcataattattcatataataattaaatagttattttatcCACGAGatgtattttaaactaaaaattggAACCCGTGTGGATTCACATGCCCTTTACTAGTTAATACTTTAATTTTTGATGTTGATCAAAgttaataattacaaatatttttaaaaatatatcacaaaAATGGTAAAACTATTATTACCAAGACTGTGTACGGTGTGAGTGGATTTGAAATAATTTCTTATAAGAAATATTTCAAGTTCAAGTCTTAATTAACCATGAAATGGATGCATCGCTACATGATCTTAGTTCTCGTACAGATcgttttatatttgtatgtactctattaatttgaataaataaataaaactaaaaaaaaaaaaaattgaaaagtgaGTAGCCTGTGTGGTAGAGTAGCAGCTTTAAGCATGTATTAGTATTGGATATGGAAGCTAGGGTGGCAGTCTGAATGTGTGTGATGGGGCCTACACCAATAGTATAACAGGGTTCAGGTAATGAGCAGCTTTCATAAGAACCATCAATCTACATTCGCACACAACACAATCTCATCATAATCATACAATAAACTCCTCGGACTCGGAGGAATGGAATGGAATGGATCCACTCTTATCTTACAAAACCCGTCAACGACTCTATTTTACTAAATATTTGCGTACAAATATCCCAGAGCTTTATACTTGTGATTAAAGTTATTTCGtaattgtttaagatttttgttcagtattaaaaaatttaatagttaaaaaaattattttattaaattattattattattataaaatataataataatattttgtaagttgtgcgtataataattattgaagagtagtataaaaaaaattaatgttgtattgaaaatttaaaatgataatcattttaaaacaattttattttagacaCAATTGCTCAAGTAGtccctttaacttaattttagataatacttcatttatttatatatatatttttttatttgatcatttatttaattttattataaaaatttgaagatataaagaattaaaatatgtatttatttgaaaatttgagttataaatttgatgaaatttgcattatattgaagatgatagttaattttatgagttttttttaaaaattttgatgaatttttataaatatataaaataaaataaattgataatattttaaaatataaaatatcaaattatttacttaaaattaaataaagagctaaattaaaaaagaaaaaaagataaaaaactaagtgttatctgaaattaagttaataaaccgtatgaataattatatttttattttattaaagagaTATTTATTGTGAGATAGAATGAATAGTTTATTAACTACACTCAAACCACCGATGTAcctttttataaataacaaaattgtaAGGGTTCACAACAGATCCAAAAATAGTACCTGAGAAACTAATATTACTAACTTGAGTTCTAAACAAAAAGAACATTGATAGTGTCTAAAGTCTAAGGAATAAATCCACGTAATCTATATCACACAAATAACATACCATTTATCCTCTTAACCTCGACTGATAATTATTATTCTAATTACACTAAAAAAATCTTACATCACTAAATAATCgaagaaataaatagtttataacGATTTCCACATTCCATAATTTATATcttataaattgaaattatctccattttaaaatttgaaatagatCGTATGAGTTTCTATCacttaaatttactttttattctTTCTAAACTATTAAACATCCTTATCACTTCAAATAGAGAAGATATTAACACGTCTTCTCGCGTTCCAAAATTGATTTCACTTTTTTAACAAGCCAAACTATATAAAACaattcaatatataaaaaaaaaacaagttatttaaaatacaaGGTGTGCCAAAAATAAATTGCAAGGCAAGGGAAAAGTTTACAAAGTTGGCACCGTGAAAACAAAGTCAAAAGAAGACCATCAATACTAAAGTCGAACAACGAAACTCAAAGAAGAAAACTAGGATTAGCCATACCTAAATTGTTAGAAACTCTAAATGATCTAGAATGGAAATATATTGAGATATCTCATAATTGAAAAAGTGATTGAAGCTCATAACTCTAGTACttgttaattgattaaaaatattattaagacTATTCTAAACTTTATATGGTGATACTTAGATGATGTAAATTTTCTGAAAAAGACTTTAGATTTAAGAAACCATAATATATGTCTATACTCCTTTTTATATAGATTAGATTATATCCATTACACAAAAATTGAGAACGTCCAAATGGATCTTTACTTCAAAGTGAACAATTGTTAATATAGTGAGTTAGAATGTGTAGACTACTTTCTCTTTACTAGGGTACTTGTTAGTGTTTTGAACTGTTTGCAATGAAAGTAAactagaaaagaaaataatgatatgaatgtgttattttttatagagaaatGAATATGTTATTTATCCATAGCTTTTATCACGTTTTTTTCTAACTAAAGTCTAcctaattaactaattaaacaagtagttagttagttagtgaTTACATACAATCAGActtaacttgaattacaaaaccgaATATGGAGAACGTTCAACATTTTTCGTTTTTCTAACActcaaaaccaagaacattcttgatttcCAACACTCTCCCATAATTCAAGTTGCTTCAATCAGTGACATTTGTTGGAGTCTCTCCATCCCGAGTTCTCCTGTTCTTCTGGCATTGTCGAATAATTCGCGATCACAAGCCTCAAAAGCCAAGCAAGCCTTTTTGAACATTCTCATCTTCTTATCAACTACTAATTCCATCTTTCTTATAGCCTCCTGCACCATTTCAACAATTCTGTTGCACGCCACATGTGGAGCAATCAATCTTCCACTTTCTGCATTTCCCGAGTTCTTTGGAGAATCCAAGTCAAGCTCTTGGAAAGCCATCAATATTGCCCAACATGCTACTTTAGAATCCATTTTTTGACTTTTCAGTTTTTTCTTGAGATCACCACACTTTAAAAAAAGATTCCTCCCCCGTTGGTATTTACTACCATGAAAGATCCTACTAACAAAATCAAGCTCCCTCATCAAGGTTTCCCCATACCATGATGGTGCACAATGTTGGAAGACGTCTTTAACCCAGCCTAATAGTTCTGAAGTCCTATTGCATGCTTGACACATGAAAATCATTTCGTTTGGCCCTGATCCACTCTTTACAAAATAACCCATGTAGATAAGTTGCTCTCGAATAACACAATCTGTGTGATTCCAATGAGAACACAACTCACATCCAATCAAACGACATGTATATACTTCAAATTCAAACTTCCTCTCCCTTTTCTCTTCAGGAACATCCCAAGACAGATTTGCCGCTGAATTCTCTGGAAGAATATCTGCATCTTCACCATTTTCATTACCATAACCATCTTCATCTCCCTCGGGGAAATCCAATGCGGATTTTAACTGCACTATTAGCCTCATCGCTTTTGACAACTTCCAGTGCATTCTTGTTATCTACACTAATTAAATTAGCCTAAACTTTACTCACAAGTTCCTCCAATGATTTTACTTGAGCATTTCTAAGACTAAGGATTGATAAGCTTCAAAAATGCTACGCCTTCTAACCAAAGCGATTCCACTGTCTTATTTGCAGCTTTTAATTGCATTTGACATTTTCCAACTATTTTCAAAGCATTTGATTCTAATTCTCTGCAATGACTCACCACATTCTTCAGCTTTTCAAGTAAAGAGAATTTTTCATCGAGCTCCATCCTCAACTCTTGTATCTCAGCCTCAGTCGAATCAGCAACCTCttcagatacatcaaatttcatatcTTGGTCTTGCTCAGCAGAATCACAAGACTCCTCCAATTTAGGATGCTCaaatcttgctttgtttgaaTCAACACATGTCTCAAAACTAtctgaaaatggagaacgttatCCGTTTGTGGCTGAAAACGGAAAACATTTTCTATTTGTGCTAGTCGTCAACAAGACTGTATGATTTAtgtttctttaaaattcaaccTATGCTCCTCTATTGGATTGACTCTCAGATCTTCAAAACCTTTCTCTATAATTTCCATCACTTCTTGAAACTCAAACAATGCTCGAATCTTCACTCTCCATCTATCTCAATCTTTTCCATCAAAATGTGGCATGTGGACTggaaaaatttcaatttttgcacTTGAACCAATTCTCACTTCACTCGTGTTTGATCCTCACACTTCACTCGTGTTTATCCTCACACTTCACTCGTGTTTATCACTATGATATCGAAACCTTGCTCTGGATACCAATTGTTAGTGTTTTAAACTGTTTGCAATGGAAGTAAACCACAAAAGAAATAAATGATATGaatgtgttattttttattgagaaaTAAATATGCTATTTATACATAGCTTTTATCACATTCTTTCTAACAAAATTTTACTTAACTAACTAAACAAGTGGTTAGTTGGTGATCACATACAGTCAAACTTAATTTGAATTACATAACTGAATACGGAGAACGTTCAATATTTTACGTTTTTCTAACACTAAAAACCAAAAGCATTCTTGTTTTCTAACAATAGTTAACACTATATGCAATTAGTGGGTAATTatcacttaaaaataatttaaaaaaaatattattaacattgTTCCATTTCGTATATACATTTTATCACTCATTCAAATAACATGtcttcaataataaaataatatcatcttTGTACCACATTGTACTACGTCTCTAAATAAATCATACAGCTTAATGACTAATTAAACTTGTAACCTCTATGTTTATTATAGTTTCTAACTTCAaagatatttttcattaattaaatgtgTATACCAAATGAAATGAGTTCATATCTCTTCCATTTTACGGTCTGCATTCCTtatcaaatttgtttttttagataAACGATATGTGGCAACTATAATTTCAACGGTTGagatttaattaaatacaaaaaatcagttttaattaattaaaaaaaaaatatgaaaacatgtaaaaaaaaaaaaaaaaaaactttttttccaATTCCCCTTCCCCACCCTTCCCCCCACAGTTGGNNNNNNNNNNNNNNNNNNNNNNNNNNNNNNNNNNNNNNNNNNNNNNNNNNNNNNNNNNNNNNNNNNNNNNaaaaaaaaaaaacagttttaaattaataaaaaaaaaaaaataaaaaaaataaaaaaaaaaaaaaaaaaaaactctttttCCAATCTCCCTTCGCTACCCTTCCCATCACAGTTAGTGGTAACATTCACCTTTCGTCCCTCGCATCGCCTCTTTGTCTCTTCATCGCGTCAGGGTCGCTCCACTGCAGCACCACTGCACCGTTGCTCCACTGCAATATTGTCGCACCGCTGCAACACGCTGCACGTCTACATCATTGTCGCACCATATAGCATCGCCACTCCACTGCAACATTACTACATGTctttgttatgtcgtagtcctttCGTTTTTTAGAACAATTGTTATGTCGTTGTCTCTTCGATTTTTAGAGCGATTTTGTATCGTAGTCCTATCCGTTTCTAGAGTGGTTGTTATGCCGCAGTTCTGTCAATTTTTAGTGGTCATAATACTATTACTAGCGTTTTTTTGTGTCGTAAtccttttgatttatgagtgatcatagtaccatattgcgaGTGCTTTTAATCGTCATATAGGTAGTAGTTTTAACCGTCATATTGAAGGTGTAATTTCTAAAACGAATTTTTACGATACAATGGAACTCTGATACAATGAATCTGAACTGTTTTATCTTGGAGACTTCGTGGTTAATAATCTTTCTTACACAATTTGGACAGTGCTgtgaaacgtcttaaagagatgAACCTAATTCATGACTCAAttcagtaatattttcggtgacATAAATTATGAGTTTTAAACAGTTTTCTGAAACtcaaaaataacataatcatATCTCTATTTTATCTATGGTGTGTATCAATTCAACCTTATATTCAACTATAAATTAAGATATAAAATACCGTAGTCGGCAGGTTACAAAGTTAACAAATACGTTGAagcaattaaataataatatagtttCTGTCATAATATAACCTTTTTGAAAAATGGAAATTAAAAAAGCAGTGCAGTAGCACGTTAACCAGTCTAATTAAGCTGCTGCTGCTTTCATGatgaaaaaagtaaataaatgtAATTTATCCTTTTCAGCTTTTCTAAATAATCAATCTTATTCATTCTCCTATAAATTGGCTTCCCCACACTTCCCTCTCCTTGCTCACTACCTAGTGAACAACACCTTATATAATAATCTCTTCTCTCTCTTTCCCTTATNNNNNNNNNNCTTCAGTGTAGTCTTGGCTTTAAGGTTGAGACAAGGTACAAGAGACTCTTTAAAGCTCAGGAGGGATAGCGCCGcttatatctatatatttatatggTAATTGGCGCTATCCATCCTGAGTTTTATGGATTCTTTTTACTGTATATTCGTAATCAAGTCACAAGTgcaatttatttgaaaaacaaaatatatattctccCAGTCTAACTACCCTGAAAACTATACACAATAACTCTGCTCTCAGTTAAAGCAGCTGGTACTGAAATCAAAGATTCTGAATTTATATGGTGACAAATATATTGTGTTGTATGGATTTGATGATTATGAATTTTCTTACCCCCTAGAGGTGCAGCTAAATCAGGttataacttatatatattcatgCTATCTTCggttttattttctatttctttttccttttctttagaTTTAATTTGTTGATAAACATATTTAGTAGACGGTGATCATAGAGTAGAGTATAACAAGAatgatttaaaagaaaattaatacaattagatgtaatacatcaattttttaataattttgtgttttttgCATATACTAATTTTCAAAGAGTACAGAGTGTAAGTGTTTTTAAGTTTTTACTTTACAACCCGTTTCCTCTTGTTACAGATGGAGTCtatccagaaaaaaaaaatcgatgttaaatgatttattatttatacagGGAGTGTTATGCATGACAAAAGTAAAGAGTCCTAGACCTCGATTTAGGATGCAACATTATggaatttaatatttattaagataatattaaatttaaataagattttattacttttaaatttaaaaatcttataATATGAGCATGTATTTCTTGATATTTTTAGATAAGGTTTTAAATTAATAAGTCCTTGTGTTTCTCGCCATACACAAATAGAATGCGTGTATTctataattctttttatttttttaattattatcggTGTTTTTGCATGCGGAGATTAATCGATGAATATTTAACTGTCTAACAATATTGTGAGTTTTAAACAGTGAATTTTGATACACATAATTAAGAGATCAAAATTGCATACAAGTCAAACCACATCAATTTCATTGagtacgtttttttttttttttttgacagctAGTATGTATGTTTGttataatagttaattaatcATCATGTAAATTTCACCAGCCCAGAACTTTTGCggtgaaaatataaatttgagcATGGGCCTTGAGATGTAAcaacttatattatttttatcttaagtCACATTTAGCTAATTCTTTTCCATTCTGGATTCACTGTTATAGTCCTATCTCTGGAAAAACTTATCTTTGCTGCTACAAAGTTATACATTGGTGATACAAAAGTTTCATATCccgaatattttttttattgatatataaaaaataatatttataatatacaacttatattttgtttaccaaaataaaaataatctattaaaataatttttgattgcGTTATCAATTaatcaaacacaataattaaagtaaatttcataaaaacaaataaaaagatatcaataagataataacaaaacaaaaacagaaaataGAAAAACCAATATTTCCTTGAAATGGTGATTGTTGTGGCAGTGTTAAAATACCATCGTGGTGGCAATAGGAAAATGTTAACAAATATTTAGGAAAATGTTTACAAATATTTAAGAGTGTACTATGCTACCTacaaaaattatactttttgaattttattataagtGCTATATATCtttgtattaatttttgtccatatttcaaaaaaattgtcattttattttagaatataaacacattattaattattttgtaatttgtaataatatactaattttaagacaaaaaagTATACTTATTTAACTAAGTAATTAGATATTCTgatattgtaaatatttttaactactataattaattaatataagtaTTTGAATCTTCACACattattttactataaaaatctacattattaatgattttattatgaaaaatttaggtgcattttttttatatttttcttgtggttcttaatttaaaatacattttttattattataataaactttaaaaaatttataaatttaataaaattattattgattttcttcctctcattaatttaattatacatttagataaaaaaattataaatttgataaaaccATGCGAAAAAAAACTTATAGAAATACtttgtcattttattatttgtttgttttttattttttcaaaaacaatttataattaaattaaaaaaaatgtatattatgATGAGAGGGAGAGAACACCTGTATCTTATTATGAGAATGACAGAGAAGAAGGTGTATGAATAATTGCttgtagatattttattttctgaaaAGGAGTAAGTATTGAAGAGTAATGACTAATGAGTTAGTTCGAGTTTTAATGGCGAGTTCTGAAGGTAGCAGTCTTTCTCTTTCTGGCCAAAAGCCAAACCCTACCTTGGAATTCCAGAAAGCTATCTAGGGTTTCTGTTGATACTATTTGAGTTCTGCAACTTCATTCACAAGGACtttttcattcaattattataaatggtAGTAGTAGGTTAGTTACTGTTGATGTTGACATCTTTCCAACTTTTTGGTCTTGTCACTTTCCTTAATTTCTACtgatatatatacattaaaattagtttaaataaatttttaattcttataaatttatgtttttaatttttataaaaaacttcattaatttttgtctttaaaatatttctttttgttttcaattttaatttaatgatttatcttttaaatttttaataattttttcaataatatttaagatattataaaaaaattacactaaattttttagagtttaattattatgtttagtcaatgtaatttttttttacacttttaGTATATCACAATCATCTATAAACGTGAgtttaaaagtaattatgataaaagtcaaattattttattagtttgacgattatgattaattaattgacagtgtaaaatatatttaaatcttcgatgcatataaattaaattcaattttttacactattaatacaactttttta from Cicer arietinum cultivar CDC Frontier isolate Library 1 chromosome 5, Cicar.CDCFrontier_v2.0, whole genome shotgun sequence carries:
- the LOC101505451 gene encoding OBERON-like protein, with translation MRLIVQLKSALDFPEGDEDGYGNENGEDADILPENSAANLSWDVPEEKRERKFEFEVYTCRLIGCELCSHWNHTDCVIREQLIYMGYFVKSGSGPNEMIFMCQACNRTSELLGWVKDVFQHCAPSWYGETLMRELDFVSRIFHGSKYQRGRNLFLKCGDLKKKLKSQKMDSKVACWAILMAFQELDLDSPKNSGNAESGRLIAPHVACNRIVEMVQEAIRKMELVVDKKMRMFKKACLAFEACDRELFDNARRTGELGMERLQQMSLIEAT